A stretch of the Microscilla marina ATCC 23134 genome encodes the following:
- a CDS encoding DUF58 domain-containing protein, translated as MKEILSKIRHYEVRIRKAVNAQMRGSYDSVFKGSGLEFDDVREYQYGDDVRRIDWNVSAKGEETYIKVFREEKEQTIYFLLDVSDSQKVGTKKRTKLDVGKEICSVLALSAVKEASQVGLICFSDRKERYIKPDKGMKKGYEIVLNLFKLIPESGQTNITKFIHYALNLMKRRSIVILVSDFIDNQNYLHSLKAMARKHDLIVIHLLDEKEMKMPKLGIVPLVDKETQKTVWINTSARSFRKGLIDRYRYNRQGLEATCRKYRANYLNVKTNEDIVPKLIKLFKVRNKKINVK; from the coding sequence ATGAAAGAAATTTTATCTAAAATCAGACACTACGAAGTACGTATCCGTAAGGCAGTAAATGCCCAAATGCGCGGAAGTTACGACTCGGTGTTTAAGGGTTCGGGACTGGAGTTTGATGATGTGCGCGAGTACCAATACGGCGACGATGTGCGAAGGATTGACTGGAACGTGAGCGCCAAAGGGGAAGAAACTTATATCAAGGTTTTTAGAGAAGAAAAAGAACAAACAATTTATTTTTTGCTCGATGTGAGCGACTCGCAAAAAGTGGGGACAAAAAAACGTACCAAGTTAGATGTAGGCAAAGAAATATGCAGCGTATTGGCATTGTCAGCAGTAAAAGAAGCCAGTCAGGTGGGGTTGATCTGTTTCAGCGACCGAAAAGAACGCTACATAAAACCTGACAAAGGAATGAAAAAAGGGTACGAAATTGTGTTGAACCTGTTCAAGTTAATTCCTGAATCGGGACAAACCAATATCACCAAGTTTATTCATTATGCCCTCAACCTCATGAAGCGTCGCAGCATTGTAATTTTAGTATCCGATTTTATCGACAATCAAAATTACCTGCATTCGCTTAAGGCAATGGCACGCAAGCACGACTTGATTGTGATTCATTTGTTAGACGAAAAAGAGATGAAAATGCCTAAATTGGGCATTGTGCCTTTGGTAGACAAAGAGACCCAAAAAACGGTGTGGATCAATACTTCAGCACGTTCGTTTCGCAAGGGTTTGATCGACCGCTATCGTTATAATAGGCAAGGGTTGGAAGCTACCTGCAGAAAATACCGGGCTAACTACCTCAATGTCAAAACAAATGAAGATATTGTGCCCAAGCTCATCAAGCTATTTAAAGTACGTAATAAGAAAATTAATGTAAAATAA